DNA from Thunnus thynnus chromosome 2, fThuThy2.1, whole genome shotgun sequence:
gaaagaaacaaacacacaaaatacaatagggtcttcgccctttgggctcaggctctaaatatacacaaaattaagtagtttaataaaaaaggaaagaagtgTTGACGCACCGTTTTATCAATTAGTCCTACATCCACAGCACCACCCAATGGCCACCATTGAAATGGCTCCAACAagaagtaaagaaaagaaaaagaaaatgtccagAGGTCTGTATTTACAATAGTAGACGTCtatgaaaaacactaaatattgGCTTTTAGTTGGGCATCTGATTTTATGATTTAACAGTTCAtccaaaataatgtaaaaagtCATACTGACATGAATTGATGTTGGGACTTGAAATAAGCTCAATATCATCGATTTACTGACATTTCCTCCAACCAGTCACTCTCGAAATTATCCCAGAATTTCTCATTCTCCAGTGTACTTGATGGTGAACCTCTTTCACTTTATTAGTAAAGAAAAAGTGGCGTTACGTTGAATTATCTGTTTTTGCCTGTTTTTGGTAACTTACATCAATATCTGAAGTAAATACGATTCGCGTTTTTATTCAGGACCACAGTTTGTCCTTTACTTCATCCCGTAGCGTGAGAGTAACTAGGAAGTGGGGCTGTAACAGCCATGGTAACTAAGGATAACGGAGGGATTAAATAAAGACGACTTTTCTTCCTTGATATGAAAAACGTCGACTGAATTAGACAAGGATCAAGAGTGGAAAATCAACTAAACCACCGTGAAGGCAAGAAGTTGTACTATTTGACCTATAAAAGCTCTTACAGTTGCTGGGTAGATGTGTGATGTTAGcgctttgtttttattgttttaggtTTTCTCTCTTAGCTAATTGTCCATATAGATAAATGTTACATAGCGACACcatcaataaagacaaaatttACTTGCTTATCTCTGTCTTGTGTGAGACAGCGacattgtcacacacacactcaaatattTAGACCAAGTTGGCCAGgtaactaatcaattaattagcAAACAAGCAACGTTATTTAGGGTGACGTATGTTATAACGTATGTTAATTGTGATTCAGGTCCATGGCTCTGCCGACCCTCTCTGCCTATGTGCCCAGTCGGTCCCGGGTGCTGGCCGGACAGCTGGCCCGGCAGAGGGAGCAGGAGGCCCGGTGGCGGCAGCAGTGGGAGCTGCATGCTCAGTACTTCAAGCAGCAGAATGTCCGCAGTCAGAAACAGGCTGTGTGGAGCTCCCGGCAATCCTACCAGCAGAGGTAACCTCATGCTAACTCATTCAATTAACTCAGAATTTCACCAACAACTTCAGAAGTCTCTGTGACATTACATATAAAGCAGATACATCATATTGCTTTGTATTGTGTTAGCgatgttttctgtttccaaTTTATGCTGGTGCTGGTAGTCTTAGAATTCTTGAAGGAGGAGGACCGCATACAGACTTGTTGGTTTCATCaacttcttttttaaaacagcatCGCACTGAATCAAAGCCCAACGTTTCATCTTATGCCTTCATCAGGGGCCAAACAGAAATATTGGATTGAAAACCactttatatacattttcaaaacatcacCATCATCTGTGTCACCTGCATTGCCACCTGTGATTGCTTTATACATTATGGCaccattattatattattatggcTTGATTACTAAATGATATGATTATCCTATAGGGTGCCTTGTGATGTTtggaaatgtataaaaagtgtttttcaccCAAGTATTCCTGTTTGGCCCCTGATGAAGTTGAAATGTTGGGCTTCAATTCAGCacaatgctgtttaaataaagaagaagttgatgaaacaaacaagtcTGTGTACGGTCCTCCTCCTTCAACTCTGTAAGTTATCATCCTATGTATAAGGGCTCTGTGtgataaagataaaaatgtaaaaagagacAATGATTTGTAAACTATTGCCCCTGCTAAAGTCTTAGGCTATTTATTTAGGCAACACAGACTCACAAGTGCTCTTTgttatgaaaaacaaacatctctgGACATGACTGAATCTGTAGGTGTAGCCAAGTAAATCTCAAATTGGAGGGATAATCTTCATAGTGTTTATCAttcacaaatacatatatagCTAATGTGGTGAGAGACACTTAATAACATGTAATCAACAAACATCAACATAGCCTAGTTCTTAAATTTACAGTTCATGTCATTTAAAAGAGAACGCTTATTTTCCTGCCTTTTAattgtgtaaatattaacaTCTTCACAATAAATCCAATTTCTTGCTCTTATGGCTTGTGATAAGAAAGAAAGATCATTAATACGtatcaattaaatgtttatcCATGAATAGAAATGTTGATCATCTTTCCATTTAGTAATATCTTAAATATCATTATGGTAGTAATATGCTACTACAAGAGTAATAGTGTTCAAGTCACTGCTGCTTTTTCCTTGTTTAGTTGCCTGTTTGCTATATAGTAGGTATACAGAATATTAAATCTGTGTAACCTCACATGAATGTGCtgttatataatgtgtgtaaataataacacgATCATGAATGCATAAATAATCTTGTAGGATCTTCTCATATGCTCTCCCAACCTGTTCATCAGTTTTATCATCCTACATACAAATGACAGACAATAAGGCCAGAGGAAAACCAATAAATGTCTCTTTCCGTTTGCTTTATTAGTATGTCAGCATACCATGAACAGAGactgaaggaggaaaagagaGTGAGTCTGGAGCAGCGCAGGAATCGACTCCGCGAGATGCTGGAAGAGGAGCAAAACCGATTGGAGGCAGAGCTCAAGGAAGTCATCCCTGACCGGAGCACTTTGGCAAGTCAGTTGGTGCAAAAAACTGATGAACTTCGTGCAgcgagagaggagagaagaaagaaggtAGTTAAACTGAAGTAGTTGCATATTTGCCTGCATGGTTGTCTGCTCTCAGTGAATAATGCTCATaatgctatttttttcttttttacatctAGCTTGCACAAGAGCTGCTGAAGGAGcactggaagaaaaacaacacagacttgCGAGAGGTAGCTAAGTTTAAACTGTTAATGCAAAAGTGACAAATTGCCAAACCTCTTACTACAAAGTCTGGCTGTTGACAAAGTGATAAATGGCCTCAGGAGTTCTGTGACTATCCCTACGTCTGAAGAGCTCCATGAGTAGAGAAAATGGACACTTATAGTCAAGACGTCCACTTGATCTGGAAACTAATCAGGCTTGTGATGCAGATATTCCATGCCTTTCTGTTAACCTGAGTCCAGGATTGACTCAAGAGAATAAAATGTTCTGGTATCGCTTCCGCTAGGGGTCAGGTTCATCGGTATCTCGTCTCATCTATGTCACAACTCCTGGTTTTAATCTGTCCACAGGTTGAGTCGGCATTACATAAAGATCATGTTATCAGCCAGTGGCAAGAGCAGATATCCGAGAAGAAACAGGTAGGAAACTCATCACAGCTGTCTGCACAAACCATCACGGGAGAGCTTTTAACCTGTAGGTCCTTATCGTGAGTTGGTGTACAACactcaattttatttataaaaattgTCCGCCAGTATTTACAGGTATCACCTCCCTCAAGCCAGTGACACAAAGGTCATTAAACATTGTCATTATCCTTTTACTTGACTAATTATTTATGTggcaaatcatttttttatttaacagtcATGTCATCTGTGAGCACAGTATTGAATCTGAAATCTACTCAGGTTAATCCCTTCAATATGGTACATAATTGAGAATGTTTAGACACCTAATGTAAGTGACCCATCTCTctaaacacacagcaaaaagaAACAGAGCGGGAGGAGACGAGGCGCTTTGAAAATGAGTATGAGAGGACCCGAAAAGAAGCTCTGGAGAGGATCAaagaagcagaggagaaaaagaaagaaggggaGCATCAGAGAGCAGAAGAACTTCGCAAACAGATGGAAGAACTGAAGCTGAGGGAAGAAGAGGTATTCAGATCTTGGACAAAGTAGTTGTGTTGGGAAAAGTGATATTGCaagaaaaaaccaaaacatttttatgttttcttctaTCTCAGGCGACTCGTCTAAAGAAGGAACAAGAGGCTCTGCTGGTCCAGCAGTGGGAGCTGGAGAAcatagaggaagagaggagaaaggtgGAGGAAAGGCGAAAGAAGTCTGATATGGGGTAAGGGAAGCTCTTTCTGCAGATAACTGGTCACAAGTCAGATGATACTTCATGCTTGTCAGGCACTGGGATCATTGAATTTGTGTTCCACCAGGCGTTTCCTGATCCGACAATATCGTGCTCAGCTGAAGAGGAGAGCCCAGCAAGTGCAGGAGGAACTAGTGAGTCTACttctgctgatttttttattatggtTTGTTATATGTAATccatattttctggttttgacGTCTTTTGAATCTCTCTGTACCCACCAGGAGGCTGACCGCAAGATCCTGGCAGCCTTGATGGAAGGAGAGCAGGAGGACAGAAGGATAGAGACAGCGCGAAGGGAAAGGGCGATCGCTGATGCCGCCTGGATGAAACATGTGATTGAAGAGCAGCTtcagttagagagagagagggaggctgaGTTTGATATCCTTCACAGGTGAGCAGCAGGTTTCTGTAAGCTCTCGCTCCGCAGAACAGTCTCCTCATCTactaaaatacaaacacactgtgttTCACTCATTTTAGAGAAGAAGCTCAACACGTATGGGAGAAACGAGAAGCACAgtgggagaaggagaggagagccAGAGAGCGGCTCATGCATGAGGTAAACTTGCTGGAAATGCAACTGAAACCTCATTTGAgtgtaattaaatatatatgACTTTTAAATAAACTATTTGTCTTCTTGGAAAGGTACTTATTGGGAGACAACAGCAGCTAGAGCTGAAGATGCAGAAGAACCGTGAGGCTCAGGAGGAGTCCCTGAAGAGACGAGAAGAGCTGATCCAGGagctggagacagagagggagatcAGGCGCCGGGAGAAAGAACAAGAGGATAGCCGCAGAACAGCACGGATGCAGGAGATAGATGCTCAGGTTGGCATTTATTTCAGTGGTTCTCTATCTCCAtagcacttttttttccacagactAAAGTTAATGTTTGACAACTTTAAGACATCAGTCTGAGCCTCTAGAACTGATGGCACAATAGAAATATTGAGCAGCTTACTTTTCATGAGTAAATTGTCACTCCCTATGGTTCTGAtgttgtttgcatgtgtgtactgCAGGTGGAGCAGCAGCTCCAAGAGCGGTGGGAGGAGCAACGCAGGGTAgagcaagaagaggaggaggaaagggaggCTCTCCGAAtccaggaggaggagctgaggctGGAGATGCAGAGGATGGCCAATAAAGGGTACCAGGAGAAggtaaaagataaaaatcaagCTGCCCGTTATGTGAATGAGTTCTCGGATGAGACACAGGATACtgaatgtttacatttactTGTCTCCCTCTCAGATTCACAGCAGACCTCGATCAGCCTGGACATGAACAGCCTGCAAGactgaaatcaaaacaaaattgtGAGATGTATATTTTTCATACATGTAATTAGTTTTATTGCCTTATAAAGAAACTGAGTGTTCATGTTGGTTATGAGGCCACATA
Protein-coding regions in this window:
- the tchp gene encoding trichoplein keratin filament-binding protein encodes the protein MALPTLSAYVPSRSRVLAGQLARQREQEARWRQQWELHAQYFKQQNVRSQKQAVWSSRQSYQQSMSAYHEQRLKEEKRVSLEQRRNRLREMLEEEQNRLEAELKEVIPDRSTLASQLVQKTDELRAAREERRKKLAQELLKEHWKKNNTDLREVESALHKDHVISQWQEQISEKKQQKETEREETRRFENEYERTRKEALERIKEAEEKKKEGEHQRAEELRKQMEELKLREEEATRLKKEQEALLVQQWELENIEEERRKVEERRKKSDMGRFLIRQYRAQLKRRAQQVQEELEADRKILAALMEGEQEDRRIETARRERAIADAAWMKHVIEEQLQLEREREAEFDILHREEAQHVWEKREAQWEKERRARERLMHEVLIGRQQQLELKMQKNREAQEESLKRREELIQELETEREIRRREKEQEDSRRTARMQEIDAQVEQQLQERWEEQRRVEQEEEEEREALRIQEEELRLEMQRMANKGYQEKIHSRPRSAWT